A window of the Desulfonatronum sp. SC1 genome harbors these coding sequences:
- the pspC gene encoding envelope stress response membrane protein PspC, giving the protein MINQAGRDRLYRSRSGMILGVCKGLARYFDVSLFWTRVIAVLLMFFTGFWPLVGIYLLAGFLLKPEPVLPLNNDEESDFYQAYARSRNEGLSRIKSKFDRLDKRIRRLENVVTSKEFDWDRRFRR; this is encoded by the coding sequence ATGATCAACCAAGCGGGCCGGGATCGGCTCTACCGCTCCAGGAGCGGCATGATTCTCGGAGTGTGCAAGGGTTTGGCCCGTTACTTCGACGTGTCCCTGTTCTGGACCCGGGTCATCGCCGTGCTGCTGATGTTCTTCACCGGCTTCTGGCCCCTGGTGGGCATCTACCTGCTGGCCGGATTCCTGCTCAAGCCCGAACCCGTGCTGCCCTTGAACAACGACGAGGAAAGCGATTTCTATCAGGCCTACGCCCGCTCCAGGAACGAAGGCCTATCCAGAATCAAAAGCAAATTCGACCGCCTGGACAAACGCATCCGCCGCCTGGAAAACGTCGTCACATCCAAGGAATTCGACTGGGATCGCCGATTCAGGCGGTAG